The Ensifer adhaerens genome contains a region encoding:
- a CDS encoding DUF1150 family protein, giving the protein MGLKDISSSLSKNDLAHLGEGEIGYIRKMRSEEVSRCFPEAPEMGPGIDLWALFGADGTPILLTDNRSSTFFKAAEDDLKTVTLH; this is encoded by the coding sequence ATGGGACTGAAAGACATCAGCTCGTCGCTGTCGAAGAACGACCTCGCACATCTCGGCGAAGGCGAAATCGGCTACATCCGGAAAATGCGCTCGGAAGAAGTCTCGCGCTGCTTCCCGGAAGCGCCGGAGATGGGACCGGGTATCGATCTCTGGGCGCTTTTCGGCGCCGACGGCACGCCGATCCTTCTGACAGACAATCGTTCCAGCACCTTCTTCAAGGCGGCCGAGGATGATCTGAAGACGGTCACCCTGCACTGA